In Trichomycterus rosablanca isolate fTriRos1 chromosome 4, fTriRos1.hap1, whole genome shotgun sequence, one DNA window encodes the following:
- the gpr158b gene encoding metabotropic glycine receptor, whose protein sequence is MDVLLLYLLLQTGFAHASNEGYVEWSDGADEDGRIGTKQHRVRGTERMAAGAEELPRVVAAFLHTGDPSRLSQVNCSRRYELSSLGSAPPVPRVTSFPPVAATLNVLAHATHFLNSLTWESKQDPRKKQHQLCYRALLRSMLEQEPKIQRVALAVHAEQLHLQARRSGELVSLRELSAEESEWYLEFRKRTRMITQSRMVPKSPVQWSAPYLECERGRFVPHWLLTLSVGVYGLNSDAEPEIRGAVRVDVNLQDLDIDQCASTGWFAGTHRCNLTTTECKAIPGHGFVLDKYQCQCKRGFYQHSRVTLNGFSNSERDNTLGPEPSEVPGLCLPCQEGCMFCLDNMPCLAQEDDVLRLAVVSFQGLCVLLDVISMAAVYRFRRDKRIKASGFILLEVILSGAVLLYLPVMILHFDPGVLWCVLLRWVRLLGFATVYGTVILKLYRVLKVFLSRTAQRIPYMTSWHVLRLLGAILLVVLWFLVAWTSAMFQRRETHDHHAMIDVGVTPEGLQFSMCLLDRWDYMMAVAEFLFLLWGVYLCYCVRTVPSTFHEPRYMAIAIYNELLISAIFHIIRFTLAPGLHPDWMLMLFFVHTHLTVTVTLGLLLMPKFLFTGTHMQDDIATEAYEDELDMRRSGSYLNSSITSAWSEHSLDPEDIRDELKKLYSQLEIYKRKKMLANNPHLQKKRNSKKGIRRTLMRRITEIPETVSRQYSREDRDGSEHGSNRSTLRRNPSEPSHGGKAREESLKSKVFSLKRSHSYDHTPDQGEHANGVPPDKIENSSTELSLLGTLIGRRSAKKNSDLPKVDPAESAESVPLVCKSISAHNLAAYKKPIHLRSSMIQKSLSVIASARERTLGLAGKTHSVEDTSKKGLKNKEVHESPECFPKMIISQSVEYTKTPSKMGIMKQQVSGSQPSICSEPGRSKDLYDLSEVCPWEMEDLPTLSEGKTQKHVSIAPSNTNTIYESGTKSGRSQQKPRIGVSSPSNRRRSKDKGGTREEGSDRHEGRKPNSPLKSEVCPWEFDNQSLRGVESAGLSPDKPSRKKSMTPTDEKPKIVLSDISKSTGSLLHPPASMVDVCPWNYDQPPSSPTSTHHSKRRDSNSKRKGSCSSRGKNKDDDKHGSKSKERRSSSSKPSEKHCQAATVGSGRRRSSTKEAEVTDGEGADVGPWEVKRSPKGRRPSSEDHHETSSLTSSALAKVNTRAWDCDDESLGNSA, encoded by the exons ATGGACGTGCTCCTGCTGTACCTCCTCCTGCAAACGGGATTCGCCCACGCCTCTAATGAAGGCTACGTGGAGTGGTCGGACGGCGCTGACGAGGACGGCAGGATCGGCACCAAGCAGCACCGCGTCCGTGGCACGGAGCGCATGGCAGCCGGGGCGGAGGAGCTGCCCCGCGTGGTGGCGGCCTTCCTGCACACGGGCGACCCATCCAGGCTCAGCCAGGTCAACTGCTCCCGCCGTTATGAGCTCAGCAGCCTGGGTTCTGCCCCGCCCGTGCCTCGCGTCACCTCCTTCCCTCCGGTCGCGGCCACGCTGAACGTCCTGGCGCACGCCACCCACTTTCTAAACTCTCTCACGTGGGAGTCCAAGCAAGACCCGAGGAAGAAGCAGCACCAGCTCTGTTACCGGGCGCTGCTGCGGAGCATGCTGGAGCAGGAACCCAAGATCCAGCGGGTGGCGCTGGCAGTCCACGCGGAGCAGCTCCATCTACAGGCCAGGAGGAGCGGTGAGCTGGTGTCGCTGCGAGAGCTTTCGGCCGAGGAATCCGAGTGGTACCTCGAGTTCAGGAAAAGAACCCGGATGATAACGCAGAGTCGCATGGTTCCCAAGAGTCCCGTCCAGTGGTCAGCGCCCTATTTGGAGTGCGAGCGAGGTAGATTCGTCCCGCATTGGCTTTTAACGCTATCAGTGGGAGTGTACGGTCTGAACTCGGACGCGGAGCCAGAAATCAG GGGTGCAGTGAGGGTGGACGTGAACCTTCAGGATCTGGACATTGACCAGTGCGCCAGTACTGGATGGTTCGCCGGAACTCATCGCTGCAACCTGACCACCACCGAG TGTAAAGCGATCCCGGGTCACGGCTTTGTACTGGACAAATACCAGTGCCAGTGTAAGAGAGGATTCTACCAGCACAGCCGGGTGACGCTCAACGGCTTCTCCA ATTCGGAGAGGGATAACACGCTCGGCCCTGAACCCTCGGAGGTGCCCGGGCTGTGCCTGCCGTGCCAGGAGGGCTGCATGTTCTGTCTGGACAACATGCCATGCCTGGCGCAGGAGGACGATGTCCTCCGTCTCGCCGTCGTCTCGTTCCAGGGTCTGTGTGTGCTGTTGGACGTCATCAGCATGGCCGCGGTGTACCGCTTCCGTCGCGACAAG AGAATCAAAGCGTCTGGATTTATCCTTCTGGAGGTGATCCTGTCGGGTGCTGTGCTCCTCTACCTCCCC GTGATGATACTTCACTTCGACCCCGGCGTGTTGTGGTGCGTCCTCCTGAGATGGGTTCGTCTCCTGGGTTTTGCCACCGTGTACGGAACGGTGATCCTTAAGCTCTATCG GGTCCTAAAAGTGTTCCTATCGCGTACGGCGCAGCGGATACCCTACATGACCAGCTGGCATGTGCTGCGTCTGCTGGGTGCCATCCTGCTTGTGGTGCTTTGGTTCCTGGTGGCTTGGACCTCAGCTATGTTCCAGAGACGAGAGACCCATGACCATCACGCCATGATTGACGTCGGTGTGACGCCGGAGGGTCTTCAGTTCAGCATGTGCCTGCTCGACCGCTGGGACTACATGATGGCTGTCG CCGAGTTTTTATTCCTGCTGTGGGGCGTCTACCTATGCTACTGCGTACGGACCGTACCCTCCACCTTCCACGAGCCACGCTACATGGCCATCGCCATCTACAACGAGCTTCTCATCTCGGCAATATTCCACATCATTAG GTTCACGCTGGCTCCGGGACTGCACCCAGACTGGATGCTGATGTTGTTTTTCGTTCATACGCACTTGACAGTGACCGTGACGCTGGGCTTGCTGCTCATGCCAAAG TTCTTGTTCACCGGGACTCATATGCAGGATGACATTGCAACCGAGGCCTACGAGGACGAACTGGACATGCGGCGATCCGGCTCCTACCTGAACAGCAGCATAACTTCTGCCTGGAGCGAGCACAGCTTGGACCCCGAGGACATACGA GATGAGCTTAAAAAGCTCTACTCCCAGCTGGAGATCTACAAACGGAAAAAGATGCTGGCTAACAACCCTCATCTCCAGAAAAAACGCAACTCCAAGAAAGGGATCAGGCGTACGCTCATGCGGCGCATCACAGAAATACCAGAGACGGTGAGCCGCCAGTACAGCCGAGAGGACAGGGATGGAAGCGAGCACGGAAGCAATCGCAGCACGCTGAGAAGAAACCCATCTGAACCCAGCCACGGTGGGAAAGCCAGAGAGGAATCTCTGAAGAGCAAGGTGTTCTCCTTAAAGAGGTCCCATAGTTATGACCACACTCCCGACCAGGGAGAGCATGCCAATGGGGTTCCTCCAGACAAAATCGAGAACTCATCCACTGAGTTGTCTCTCTTGGGAACCTTGATAGGAAGACGTTCTGCAAAGAAGAATTCCGACTTACCAAAAGTCGACCCGGCGGAGTCTGCAGAGTCGGTACCCTTGGTGTGCAAGTCTATCAGCGCCCACAACCTTGCAGCGTATAAGAAGCCCATACATCTGAGGTCATCGATGATCCAGAAGTCCCTGAGCGTCATAGCCAGCGCCAGAGAGAGAACCTTGGGTCTCGCTGGGAAGACTCACAGCGTGGAGGACACCAGTAAGAAAGGCCTCAAGAACAAAGAGGTCCACGAATCTCCCGAATGCTTCCCAAAGATGATCATCAGCCAGTCTGTTGAGTACACCAAGACCCCGAGCAAAATGGGTATCATGAAGCAGCAAGTCAGTGGAAGTCAACCTTCTATCTGCTCTGAGCCAGGAAGGAGCAAGGATCTATATGACCTTAGTGAGGTTTGCCCATGGGAAATGGAAGACTTGCCCACTCTGTCAGAGGGAAAAACCCAAAAGCATGTTTCCATCGCCCCGAGTAATACCAACACCATCTATGAAAGCGGCACCAAGAGTGGGAGGTCTCAACAGAAGCCACGGATAGGAGTGTCGTCCCCGTCTAACCGTCGCCGTTCCAAAGACAAGGGTGGAACCAGGGAGGAAGGGAGCGACAGGCATGAAGGAAGGAAACCCAATTCACCCCTTAAATCAGAAGTCTGCCCTTGGGAATTTGACAATCAGTCTTTGAGAGGGGTGGAATCTGCAGGTCTGTCTCCTGACAAGCCCAGTCGCAAGAAAAGCATGACCCCAACTGATGAAAAGCCCAAGATCGTCCTTTCTGACATCTCCAAGTCGACCGGAAGCCTCCTGCATCCTCCAGCCTCCATGGTGGACGTCTGCCCCTGGAACTACGACCAGCCGCCGTCGTCTCCGACCTCCACACACCACTCAAAAAGAAGAGACTCCAACTCCAAAAGGAAAGGCTCCTGCTCGTCGAGAGGGAAGAACAAGGACGACGACAAACACGGATCCAAAAGCAAGGAGCGAAGAAGCTCATCCAGCAAACCCTCCGAGAaacactgccaggctgccacggTGGGATCTGGCAGAAGACGGAGCTCGACAAAAGAAGCTGAAGTGACTGATGGTGAAGGTGCTGACGTGGGTCCTTGGGAGGTGAAGCGCTCGCCCAAAGGAAGACGTCCCTCAAGTGAGGACCATCATGAGACGTCTTCACTGACTTCCTCAGCACTCGCTAAGGTCAACACTCGGGCGTGGGACTGTGATGACGAGTCATTAGGGAACAGTGCATGA